From the genome of Spirosomataceae bacterium TFI 002, one region includes:
- a CDS encoding ATP-dependent RNA helicase RhlE, whose product MSFNNLGLSSPLLAIIEKQGYTKAYPIQLEAIPAILQRKDVLGAAQTGSGKTAGFVLPILELLQRKKADRKLHVRVSILVPTRELALQISEVVTLFSEDLPNKVKNLAVFGGVPLDQQMKQLKGTEILIATPGRLLDMVGTNSIHLGKVEILVLDEADKMLEMNFEEEMNDILRLIPKARQNILFSATLNPKLDRLKEKSLSNPVVIQIEAEEKNIDLIEQKAYMLSLEQKGPALRKLIEENEMQQVLVFASSIRTADNIANKLNKHGIKAAALHSKKTQSARMQALKDFKNGNIQVLTATDLASRGIDIQFLPFVVNYELPRSPKDYVHRIGRTGRAESPGTAISLITMEEEHHFYIIQKKMGKRVEKIDWRDESF is encoded by the coding sequence TTGGAAGCTATTCCTGCGATATTGCAAAGAAAAGATGTGCTTGGTGCTGCTCAAACTGGTTCGGGTAAAACAGCAGGGTTCGTCTTGCCTATCTTGGAGCTTTTGCAAAGAAAAAAGGCAGATAGAAAATTACATGTAAGGGTATCGATTCTTGTTCCCACAAGAGAGCTTGCTTTACAAATCTCAGAAGTAGTTACGCTGTTTTCAGAAGACCTTCCCAATAAAGTAAAGAACCTTGCTGTTTTTGGTGGAGTACCTTTGGATCAGCAAATGAAGCAACTCAAAGGCACCGAAATCCTAATTGCAACTCCAGGAAGGCTGCTGGACATGGTTGGTACAAACTCCATTCATCTAGGAAAGGTAGAAATACTTGTACTTGACGAGGCAGACAAAATGCTAGAAATGAATTTTGAGGAGGAAATGAACGATATCCTTCGCTTGATTCCAAAAGCAAGACAAAACATCCTTTTCTCGGCAACCCTAAATCCGAAACTTGATCGATTAAAGGAAAAATCACTTAGCAATCCAGTAGTTATTCAAATAGAAGCAGAAGAAAAAAACATTGACCTTATTGAGCAAAAAGCCTATATGCTTTCGCTAGAGCAAAAAGGCCCTGCACTGCGAAAACTCATTGAAGAAAATGAGATGCAACAAGTACTTGTTTTTGCTTCGTCCATAAGAACAGCAGACAACATTGCCAATAAGCTCAATAAGCATGGCATAAAAGCAGCAGCCTTGCACAGCAAGAAGACACAAAGTGCAAGAATGCAGGCTTTGAAGGACTTTAAAAATGGAAATATACAAGTACTCACAGCTACAGACTTGGCTTCTAGAGGTATTGATATTCAGTTTTTGCCATTTGTGGTGAACTACGAACTACCTCGCTCACCTAAAGATTATGTACATAGGATTGGGAGAACCGGAAGAGCCGAAAGCCCAGGAACAGCAATCAGTCTTATAACTATGGAGGAGGAACACCACTTTTATATCATCCAAAAGAAAATGGGCAAGCGAGTAGAGAAGATCGATTGGAGGGACGAGAGTTTTTGA
- a CDS encoding glycerophosphoryl diester phosphodiesterase: protein MKLFRFSLILLSILWIASSCKTTSKLVKNDKQASIIEYLKYNNEWNGPRISVHRGGGEIENYPENCIESFQHVSKSFPVLVECDVEITKDNVLLMMHDASLDRTTSGSGQILSKTWNEIKDEKLKDNFGNQTDFKIPLLSETLNWARCKVILTLDLKKNTPFASVISEVEKQKSENDVVIITYNANQAKEVYELNPNLMISVGIMTMADYERLNKLGIPDKNMIAFIGTREPKKELIDFLHSKGILTLLGTLGNLDKKALNSSNNLYQQWSQMGVDIFATDYPFEVYEALR from the coding sequence ATGAAACTGTTTCGCTTTTCTCTCATTTTGCTTTCCATATTATGGATTGCTTCCTCTTGCAAAACCACATCTAAACTTGTAAAAAACGACAAACAGGCCTCTATAATAGAATACCTCAAGTATAATAATGAATGGAACGGACCAAGAATATCTGTTCATAGAGGTGGTGGAGAAATAGAGAATTATCCTGAAAATTGTATAGAGTCGTTTCAACATGTAAGCAAGAGTTTTCCTGTTTTAGTGGAGTGCGATGTTGAAATCACAAAGGATAATGTGCTGCTCATGATGCATGATGCTAGCCTAGATAGAACCACAAGTGGTAGTGGCCAAATACTAAGCAAAACATGGAATGAAATCAAAGACGAGAAACTAAAGGACAATTTTGGCAATCAAACAGACTTCAAAATCCCTCTACTTAGCGAAACACTCAACTGGGCAAGATGCAAAGTAATTCTTACTTTGGATTTAAAGAAAAACACGCCATTTGCAAGCGTAATAAGTGAAGTGGAGAAACAGAAGTCAGAAAATGATGTCGTAATTATTACCTACAATGCCAATCAGGCAAAAGAGGTTTACGAGCTCAACCCCAACTTAATGATATCGGTAGGTATTATGACCATGGCTGATTACGAAAGGCTTAATAAGCTAGGTATTCCAGACAAAAATATGATTGCGTTCATAGGTACCCGTGAACCTAAAAAGGAACTGATAGATTTCCTTCATTCCAAAGGAATTCTTACGCTTTTGGGAACCTTAGGTAACTTAGACAAAAAAGCACTAAATTCGTCGAATAATCTATATCAACAATGGTCCCAAATGGGGGTTGATATATTTGCCACTGATTATCCTTTTGAAGTTTATGAAGCTTTGCGTTAA
- a CDS encoding amidohydrolase — protein MKLCVNFILFLCISFFSFAQNPLADILTKEAEAIESKVIEWRRDFHQNPELGNQEVRTAKIIAAHLKGLGLEVKENIAITGVIGILKGGKPGPVIAMRADMDALPVTERTNIPFKSTKVVDYKGNQTGVSHACGHDSHVAILMATAEILSKHKKELKGTIKFIFQPAEEGVFGEGITFGANRMVQEGALENPKVEAIFGLHINSQTPAGHITYRSGPTMAGVDQFYITVKGVQTHGAYPWSGVDPISTAAQIVNGLNTIVSRNVKLIDNPAVVSVGAIHGGNRHNIIPEEVKLEGTIRTLSLEQRALIFKRIEEVAVNIAKSAGAHAEVVLEEGYPVTYNNPTLTNNALPALYRAAGKDNVREKSVVMGAEDFSYFAREVSGFFFFLGAMEAGKSAEEVAPHHTPDFYLDESGFVVGVKAFCNLALDYFDQNTK, from the coding sequence ATGAAGCTTTGCGTTAATTTTATTCTTTTTCTGTGCATTTCCTTTTTCTCTTTTGCTCAAAACCCGCTTGCTGACATATTAACAAAAGAAGCAGAGGCCATTGAATCCAAAGTAATTGAATGGAGAAGAGACTTTCATCAAAACCCTGAGCTTGGTAACCAAGAAGTAAGGACAGCGAAAATCATTGCTGCTCATTTGAAAGGACTTGGACTAGAAGTAAAAGAAAATATCGCCATCACCGGTGTTATTGGAATATTGAAAGGAGGCAAACCTGGCCCAGTTATAGCAATGCGAGCAGATATGGATGCTCTTCCTGTTACGGAAAGAACCAACATCCCTTTTAAATCAACAAAAGTAGTAGACTATAAAGGCAACCAAACTGGAGTTTCGCATGCCTGTGGTCACGACAGTCATGTTGCCATCTTAATGGCTACCGCGGAGATTCTTTCAAAACATAAAAAAGAGCTAAAGGGAACAATCAAATTTATCTTTCAGCCAGCTGAAGAAGGTGTTTTTGGCGAAGGAATAACTTTTGGTGCAAATAGAATGGTACAAGAAGGTGCATTAGAAAACCCCAAAGTTGAGGCGATTTTTGGCTTACATATCAATTCACAAACTCCCGCGGGCCACATCACTTACAGATCAGGTCCAACTATGGCAGGAGTAGATCAATTCTATATTACGGTTAAAGGTGTACAAACTCATGGTGCATATCCATGGTCAGGAGTTGATCCTATAAGTACTGCTGCACAAATAGTGAATGGCCTCAATACAATAGTGAGTAGGAATGTAAAGCTAATTGACAACCCAGCTGTTGTAAGTGTTGGAGCAATTCATGGAGGAAATAGACACAATATTATCCCCGAAGAAGTAAAACTAGAAGGTACAATTCGTACACTTAGTTTAGAGCAACGGGCATTGATATTTAAGCGAATAGAAGAAGTTGCAGTTAATATTGCCAAAAGTGCTGGAGCACATGCCGAAGTTGTATTGGAAGAAGGATATCCAGTTACATACAACAATCCAACTTTAACAAATAATGCTCTTCCTGCGTTATATAGAGCAGCAGGGAAAGATAACGTTCGTGAAAAGTCAGTTGTAATGGGTGCCGAAGATTTCTCTTATTTTGCTAGAGAAGTCTCTGGTTTTTTCTTTTTCCTAGGAGCAATGGAAGCAGGTAAAAGTGCCGAAGAAGTTGCACCTCACCATACACCAGATTTTTATTTAGACGAATCGGGATTTGTAGTGGGTGTAAAAGCTTTTTGCAATCTTGCTCTTGACTATTTTGACCAAAACACAAAGTAA
- a CDS encoding tRNA threonylcarbamoyl adenosine modification protein, Sua5/YciO/YrdC/YwlC family: MPAEIIRMYDENPDPALVAKVVKVLKNGGIVIYPTDTVYSMGCDIFQNRAVEKLSHLKGVKITKNNFSIVCADLGGITDYAKVSNVVFKAMKKAFPGPYTFLLPATNKLPKSLQTNRKTIGIRVPDHPIPRALVNALGNPIITTSVKDDVDDMLEYPDEIEVIIAQNEHKADLIIDGGWSGITPSTVIDATTDDLEVIRPGLGDADFI; the protein is encoded by the coding sequence ATGCCAGCGGAAATAATAAGAATGTATGACGAAAACCCTGATCCTGCTTTAGTAGCTAAAGTGGTAAAGGTGCTCAAAAATGGGGGAATTGTTATTTACCCCACGGATACTGTGTATTCAATGGGTTGCGATATATTCCAAAACAGAGCAGTGGAAAAACTCAGTCACTTGAAAGGCGTAAAAATCACAAAGAATAATTTCTCTATTGTATGTGCTGACTTAGGAGGTATCACAGATTATGCGAAAGTGAGTAATGTGGTTTTCAAAGCTATGAAAAAAGCTTTCCCAGGACCCTACACCTTCTTGCTTCCAGCAACTAACAAGTTACCTAAATCATTGCAAACCAATAGAAAAACTATAGGTATCAGAGTTCCAGACCATCCTATACCACGAGCACTTGTAAATGCTTTGGGCAACCCTATAATCACGACCAGTGTAAAAGATGACGTGGATGACATGCTCGAATATCCAGACGAAATTGAAGTTATCATTGCCCAAAATGAACATAAAGCCGACCTCATTATTGATGGTGGATGGAGCGGGATTACACCTTCTACAGTTATAGATGCTACAACCGATGATTTAGAAGTAATAAGACCTGGATTGGGAGATGCAGACTTTATTTAA
- a CDS encoding KDO2-lipid IV(A) lauroyltransferase — MKAVVFYLTVPFLYLFSILPLKVLYFLADILLFPLLYFVLGYRKKVVRGNLELSFPEKSVSEINKIEKEFYRHLADLFVEIIKMFTISEKALRKRMTFDHLAIADKWFAENRSFVVTLGHFGNYEWLALSLDWLFPHLGAGPYHKMSNSYFDKLFFNARSRFGTQMFSTKETGSFLRSKKPKPFIVTLANDQSAPPLKSYWTTFLNQDTSFFLGTEKIARDLDMPVVFATIEKKDRGYYHTKLEVICEYPKEVPQGAILSKHAELLERDIKENPAQWLWTHRRWKHKKPANVVNGFVVK; from the coding sequence ATGAAGGCGGTAGTTTTTTATCTTACGGTTCCATTTTTATATCTTTTTTCGATTTTGCCTTTAAAAGTACTTTACTTTTTGGCGGATATCTTGTTGTTTCCTTTGCTCTATTTCGTTTTGGGATATAGGAAAAAAGTTGTGAGAGGAAATCTTGAGCTTTCTTTTCCCGAAAAAAGTGTAAGTGAAATCAATAAAATTGAAAAGGAGTTTTATAGACACCTGGCAGACCTTTTTGTTGAAATAATTAAAATGTTCACTATTTCGGAGAAGGCACTTAGGAAGAGAATGACATTTGATCACTTAGCTATAGCCGATAAATGGTTTGCAGAAAATAGATCGTTTGTTGTTACACTTGGGCATTTTGGGAATTATGAATGGTTGGCACTTTCTCTAGATTGGTTGTTTCCGCATTTGGGAGCTGGGCCATATCATAAAATGAGCAACTCTTATTTTGATAAGTTATTTTTTAATGCAAGGTCAAGATTTGGTACTCAAATGTTCAGTACCAAAGAGACTGGGAGTTTTTTAAGAAGTAAAAAACCTAAACCATTTATTGTCACTTTGGCAAATGATCAGTCGGCACCACCATTGAAATCGTATTGGACCACATTTTTGAATCAGGATACTTCCTTTTTCTTAGGAACAGAAAAAATTGCTCGGGATTTAGATATGCCAGTGGTTTTTGCCACAATAGAGAAAAAAGATCGGGGTTATTATCACACAAAATTGGAGGTGATTTGCGAATATCCGAAAGAAGTGCCACAAGGAGCAATATTAAGTAAGCATGCTGAATTGCTTGAAAGAGATATAAAGGAAAATCCGGCTCAATGGCTATGGACTCATAGGCGGTGGAAACATAAAAAGCCAGCCAATGTAGTGAATGGTTTTGTTGTTAAATAA
- a CDS encoding molybdenum cofactor cytidylyltransferase → MNLGIIILAAGSASRMGTPKQLLDIHGKSLLLRVIENCLDLKGHKVTVVLGANKALIKPTLEGLPINIVENDQWETGMSSSIKMGLVGSYMIDKNIDGVIVVAGDMPSVSELHLRSLLEKAQKTDKHIVASSYGDILGVPSLFKREILNELLDLEGDKGAAQVFQKHKAQIVHVPLGHSSVDIDTKEDYFNYLNSQN, encoded by the coding sequence ATGAATTTAGGAATCATAATTTTGGCGGCAGGAAGTGCAAGTAGGATGGGTACTCCAAAGCAATTGTTGGACATACATGGTAAATCTTTGCTGCTCAGAGTAATAGAAAATTGTCTCGACCTAAAAGGCCATAAAGTTACTGTGGTTTTGGGGGCGAATAAAGCATTGATAAAACCCACGTTGGAAGGGCTCCCAATTAATATTGTTGAGAATGATCAATGGGAAACTGGCATGTCTAGTTCTATTAAAATGGGCTTGGTAGGTAGCTACATGATTGACAAAAATATTGATGGAGTAATTGTCGTAGCTGGCGACATGCCAAGTGTTAGTGAGTTGCACCTCAGGTCATTACTAGAGAAAGCACAGAAAACAGACAAGCATATTGTTGCTTCTTCTTATGGTGATATATTGGGTGTTCCTAGTTTGTTTAAAAGAGAAATACTTAACGAACTACTTGATTTAGAAGGAGATAAGGGTGCAGCTCAAGTGTTCCAAAAACATAAAGCTCAAATAGTCCATGTACCACTGGGACATTCTTCTGTGGACATAGATACAAAAGAAGATTATTTCAACTACCTAAACTCTCAAAACTGA
- a CDS encoding von Willebrand factor type A domain-containing protein, whose product MNYLKKSALPWATLLTLVFMVSSCKPDDARPKGEYFDIYLDFWNTTGKTPEVRFDELKTSREIKIDFSKTFEGRTEGSSFTKVEIDNFRIIDANSNNYNIENITAYELREGEWKKDVEFTMSFDQSEDISVVLVLDRSESLGADFGTIKSYANDFVDQIFSDRPVVKMGVVDFADDVKSYPLTSDKEALKNYVSNMKQGKFTTLYNAMDLGIDMLQDSDSQSKVLFVFTDGADNNSSPNVNVDYLLSRIKAQKNITGITSFAIGLDGNGGIDQTVLSKLSGNGGTASFPKTVAQAKDVFKKFSKVISNVYSLEYLRNQQVIPRAEPRKLKFEIQTVK is encoded by the coding sequence ATGAATTACTTGAAGAAAAGTGCTCTTCCATGGGCTACTCTCTTGACCCTAGTCTTTATGGTTTCATCTTGTAAACCAGACGATGCAAGACCAAAAGGTGAGTATTTTGACATATACCTAGACTTCTGGAATACTACTGGCAAAACTCCCGAGGTGAGATTTGATGAATTAAAAACCTCTCGAGAAATCAAAATCGATTTTAGTAAAACTTTTGAAGGTCGTACTGAAGGTTCTTCTTTTACCAAAGTTGAAATTGACAACTTTAGAATCATTGATGCGAACTCAAACAATTACAATATCGAAAACATCACTGCTTATGAGCTAAGAGAAGGTGAGTGGAAAAAAGATGTTGAATTTACAATGAGTTTCGACCAATCAGAAGATATCTCAGTTGTATTAGTTTTGGATAGATCGGAGTCCTTGGGGGCAGATTTTGGCACAATCAAATCTTATGCAAATGATTTTGTAGATCAAATATTCAGTGATAGGCCAGTTGTTAAAATGGGAGTTGTGGATTTTGCCGATGATGTAAAAAGCTATCCTTTGACAAGCGATAAAGAAGCTCTAAAGAATTATGTGTCAAACATGAAGCAAGGTAAGTTCACTACTTTATACAATGCAATGGATTTAGGAATTGACATGCTTCAAGACTCAGATTCGCAAAGTAAAGTACTTTTCGTTTTCACAGATGGAGCAGATAATAACTCTTCTCCAAATGTAAATGTGGATTACCTACTTAGTAGAATCAAGGCTCAAAAGAACATAACCGGAATCACCAGTTTTGCAATTGGCTTAGATGGAAATGGCGGAATAGACCAAACAGTACTTTCCAAGCTATCTGGTAATGGAGGGACAGCAAGTTTCCCTAAAACTGTAGCACAGGCTAAGGATGTGTTTAAGAAATTCTCTAAGGTTATTTCGAACGTATATAGCTTAGAATACTTGAGAAACCAACAAGTCATTCCAAGAGCAGAGCCACGAAAGCTTAAGTTTGAGATTCAAACAGTAAAATAA
- a CDS encoding Transposase: MKRLSQKGSLFFIDFFVTSVMKKGVKKKPVFKDYDPYQLSLLPPSLNELIPENHVVRLVQRIIDEIDIDSLLQKYSGGGSSSFHPRMMLKIIIYGYISNIYSSRKIEEAVSSNIHFMWLAGMQRPDHNTINRFRTDRLKSVLKEVFGQVVLLMADQGLVDLKTVYVDGTKIEANANKYTFVWGKSIKRNTERIKEQLKDLWNYAEKVASEEMKDNSPTIFEKIDSQKVEQTIGQINQALKGKEVDPKVKQKLNYAKNNWPKNLKKYEVQQKLMGDRNSYSKTDPDATFMRMKDDHMLNGQLKAGYNWQISTCNQCILNYDIYQYANDVYTLPLHLETFKELYKKLPEEVVADAGYGSEENYQYLENNELEGYVKYNYFHKEQKAKGKIKPEDAFKSENLYYDSENDFFICPMGQKMEKVYEKTEKRKSGYQQQISFYQAKNCDNCPLKGACHKAKGNRLVQVNHNAKRLKDKARQKLLSPEGIKHRSQRPADVEAVFGNIKQNKNFRRFMLRGKEKVLIETGLLALAHNIQKMAS, from the coding sequence ATGAAGAGGCTGTCTCAAAAGGGCAGTCTCTTTTTTATAGATTTTTTTGTAACTTCAGTTATGAAAAAAGGAGTCAAAAAGAAGCCTGTATTTAAGGATTATGATCCTTATCAGCTATCCCTTCTTCCTCCATCGTTAAATGAATTAATTCCCGAAAATCACGTGGTTCGATTGGTACAAAGAATCATAGATGAGATAGATATTGATTCATTATTGCAGAAGTATTCTGGAGGCGGAAGTTCATCATTTCATCCACGAATGATGTTAAAAATTATTATTTACGGCTATATCAGCAATATTTATTCCTCTCGAAAAATAGAAGAAGCCGTCAGTTCAAACATTCACTTCATGTGGCTTGCTGGCATGCAGCGACCAGACCATAATACAATAAACCGATTTAGAACGGATAGATTGAAGTCGGTATTGAAAGAGGTTTTTGGTCAAGTCGTTTTACTGATGGCAGATCAAGGACTGGTAGATTTAAAGACGGTTTATGTGGATGGAACCAAAATAGAGGCCAATGCCAATAAATACACTTTTGTATGGGGCAAGTCTATAAAGCGGAATACAGAAAGGATAAAAGAACAGCTTAAAGACCTTTGGAACTATGCCGAAAAGGTAGCCTCCGAGGAGATGAAAGATAACTCGCCCACTATTTTTGAAAAGATAGATTCTCAAAAAGTAGAACAGACTATCGGGCAAATCAATCAAGCCTTAAAAGGCAAAGAAGTAGATCCGAAAGTGAAGCAAAAGCTGAATTATGCAAAGAACAATTGGCCAAAGAATCTAAAGAAATACGAAGTTCAGCAAAAGCTGATGGGTGATCGAAACTCCTATTCCAAGACAGATCCAGATGCCACTTTTATGCGAATGAAAGACGACCACATGCTCAATGGTCAGCTAAAAGCGGGCTACAACTGGCAGATAAGTACTTGTAATCAATGTATTCTAAACTACGACATCTACCAATATGCCAACGATGTATATACCTTACCACTCCACCTAGAAACCTTCAAAGAGCTCTATAAAAAATTACCAGAAGAAGTGGTGGCCGATGCCGGCTATGGCTCGGAAGAAAACTATCAATATTTAGAGAACAATGAACTTGAGGGCTATGTGAAATACAATTACTTCCATAAAGAGCAAAAAGCCAAAGGGAAGATAAAGCCTGAAGATGCCTTCAAGTCAGAGAACCTGTATTACGATTCGGAGAACGACTTTTTTATCTGTCCGATGGGTCAAAAAATGGAGAAAGTCTATGAAAAAACAGAGAAAAGAAAATCTGGATACCAACAACAAATAAGCTTTTATCAAGCAAAAAACTGTGACAATTGCCCATTGAAAGGAGCCTGCCACAAAGCCAAAGGAAATCGACTTGTCCAAGTCAATCACAATGCAAAAAGATTAAAAGACAAAGCACGACAAAAGCTACTAAGTCCAGAGGGAATAAAACATCGCTCCCAAAGGCCAGCAGATGTGGAAGCAGTCTTTGGAAACATCAAGCAAAACAAAAACTTCAGAAGATTTATGTTAAGAGGAAAAGAAAAAGTCCTCATCGAAACGGGCTTGCTCGCCCTTGCACACAATATCCAAAAAATGGCTTCATAA
- a CDS encoding DNA polymerase I, protein MPSKKLFLLDAMALIYRAHFAFIKNPRITSTGVNTSALFGFTNTLLEVLRKEKPSHIAVCFDTKAPTFRHVEFKEYKANREAQPEDITVAIPQVKRLIKAMNIPMLELDGYEADDVIGTIAKKAAKHDFEVYMYTPDKDYGQLVEEHIFLYKPAFMGNAIEVQGIPEILEKWDIERIDQVIDMLGLMGDAVDNIPGIPGVGKKTAVKYLKEYGSIEGLLERADEIKGKIGEKVRAGKESALLSKRLATIDINVPIEFDEEDLKNCPYNVDELGEFLDEMEFRTLKRRVLASAEGGSDDAVATKSPTKSKAKDESQMSLFGSYSEDIETPAAPSEQENITTKMHMYSCMDTPEKRADLIKYLSHQKEFCFDTETTDLDAFDAELVGIAFAYRAGEAYYVPFPADQVEAKTILEEFRSVFESETCLKIAHNLKYDISVLMNYGMEVKGPQYDTMLAHYIIEPEQRHGMDFLSELYLNYKPVSIETLIGKKGKNQGNMRDVPVEEVTEYASEDADITFQLKQLLDVDVKKNEQEKLLAELEVPLVKVLSDMEMEGIKVDVPALESLSKELQADILTAQNNIFETAGMEFNVGSPKQLGEVLFDVMKIDDKAKKTKSGQYATGEDILLKYEAEHDIVKQILDFRELSKLKSTYVDALPLLINKRTGRIHTSYNQAVAATGRLSSTNPNLQNIPIRTERGREIRKAFVPRDENHVILSADYSQIELRIMAAFSEDASMVEAFNNDVDIHSTTASKVFEVDLSDVTSDMRRKAKMVNFGIIYGISAFGLAQRLGISRTEAKDIIDNYFEQFPRVKAYMDECINKARENEYVETIMGRRRYLRDINSRNQTNRGFAERNAINAPIQGSAADMIKLAMINIHNWMKKENLKSKMLLQVHDELIFDAHKDEVELLKTKVHELMVNAIPLKVKLDTGLGIGQNWLEAH, encoded by the coding sequence GAAGTTCTTCGTAAAGAGAAACCAAGTCATATCGCGGTGTGTTTTGACACAAAGGCTCCCACTTTTCGTCATGTAGAATTTAAGGAGTACAAGGCAAATAGAGAAGCACAACCAGAAGATATTACAGTTGCAATTCCTCAAGTGAAACGCTTGATAAAAGCGATGAACATTCCAATGCTCGAGCTAGATGGTTACGAGGCAGATGATGTGATTGGTACCATTGCCAAAAAAGCTGCAAAGCATGATTTTGAGGTGTATATGTATACTCCCGACAAGGATTACGGTCAGTTGGTAGAAGAGCATATTTTCTTATACAAGCCTGCTTTCATGGGAAATGCGATAGAAGTTCAAGGTATTCCTGAAATTTTGGAGAAATGGGATATTGAGCGAATTGATCAGGTAATAGATATGCTCGGCCTTATGGGTGATGCTGTTGACAACATTCCTGGAATCCCAGGCGTAGGAAAGAAAACAGCAGTAAAGTACTTGAAAGAATATGGTAGTATTGAAGGACTTCTTGAAAGGGCGGACGAAATAAAAGGTAAAATAGGGGAGAAAGTAAGAGCTGGAAAGGAAAGTGCTTTGCTTTCGAAAAGACTAGCAACAATTGACATCAATGTACCCATTGAGTTTGATGAGGAAGACTTAAAGAATTGCCCGTACAATGTAGATGAGTTGGGTGAGTTTTTGGACGAAATGGAATTCAGGACGCTGAAAAGAAGAGTCCTCGCAAGTGCAGAAGGTGGTTCAGATGATGCTGTCGCCACAAAATCTCCTACCAAAAGTAAGGCAAAGGACGAATCACAAATGTCCTTATTTGGGTCTTATAGTGAAGACATAGAAACTCCTGCGGCTCCAAGCGAACAAGAGAATATCACTACTAAAATGCACATGTATTCGTGCATGGATACGCCTGAAAAAAGAGCAGATTTGATAAAGTATTTGTCTCATCAAAAAGAGTTTTGTTTTGATACAGAAACCACAGACTTAGACGCTTTTGATGCAGAATTGGTGGGAATAGCTTTCGCGTACAGAGCAGGAGAGGCTTATTATGTCCCTTTTCCAGCAGACCAAGTAGAAGCAAAAACAATTTTGGAGGAATTCAGGTCGGTCTTTGAAAGTGAAACATGCTTAAAGATTGCACATAATTTGAAGTATGATATTAGCGTGCTAATGAATTATGGTATGGAGGTAAAAGGACCTCAATATGATACGATGCTTGCCCATTATATCATAGAACCTGAGCAAAGACATGGGATGGATTTCTTATCGGAGTTATATCTTAACTATAAACCTGTTTCCATAGAAACATTGATAGGGAAGAAAGGTAAAAATCAAGGTAACATGCGTGATGTGCCTGTAGAAGAAGTTACGGAATATGCTTCTGAAGATGCGGATATCACTTTTCAGCTAAAGCAATTGCTGGATGTAGATGTTAAGAAAAACGAACAAGAGAAGCTTTTAGCGGAACTGGAAGTACCTTTGGTTAAAGTACTTTCCGATATGGAAATGGAAGGTATAAAAGTTGATGTGCCGGCTTTGGAGAGTCTTTCCAAAGAACTGCAAGCTGATATTTTGACAGCACAAAACAACATTTTCGAAACTGCCGGAATGGAATTTAATGTTGGCTCGCCAAAACAACTAGGAGAAGTACTTTTTGACGTCATGAAAATTGATGACAAGGCAAAAAAGACAAAATCTGGGCAGTATGCTACTGGAGAAGATATCTTGCTCAAATACGAAGCTGAGCATGACATTGTAAAGCAAATTCTTGATTTCAGAGAATTAAGTAAACTCAAAAGCACATACGTGGATGCACTTCCTCTTTTGATCAATAAAAGAACGGGAAGAATTCATACATCTTATAACCAAGCCGTTGCTGCAACTGGTAGATTGAGTTCTACAAACCCTAACTTACAGAACATTCCTATTCGTACCGAAAGGGGACGTGAAATAAGAAAAGCTTTTGTGCCACGAGATGAAAATCATGTCATACTTTCTGCTGACTACAGCCAAATTGAGCTTAGGATAATGGCAGCTTTCTCAGAGGATGCATCTATGGTTGAGGCATTCAATAATGATGTAGATATCCACTCTACTACTGCGAGTAAGGTTTTTGAAGTAGACCTTTCCGATGTTACATCCGACATGCGTAGAAAGGCCAAAATGGTCAACTTTGGTATTATATATGGTATTTCTGCATTTGGTTTGGCTCAGAGACTTGGGATATCAAGAACAGAAGCAAAGGATATCATTGACAATTACTTTGAGCAGTTTCCAAGAGTAAAAGCGTACATGGATGAGTGCATCAATAAAGCTCGTGAAAATGAATACGTGGAAACCATCATGGGGCGTAGAAGGTACTTAAGAGACATTAACTCTAGAAATCAAACCAATCGTGGCTTTGCCGAAAGAAACGCAATCAACGCACCTATTCAAGGTAGTGCAGCGGATATGATCAAGCTTGCGATGATAAATATTCATAATTGGATGAAAAAGGAAAACCTAAAATCCAAAATGCTTCTCCAAGTACATGATGAATTGATTTTTGATGCACATAAAGACGAAGTTGAGTTGCTAAAAACTAAAGTTCATGAACTCATGGTCAATGCCATTCCTCTTAAAGTTAAGCTTGATACTGGCTTAGGAATAGGGCAAAACTGGTTGGAGGCTCATTAA